The Mucilaginibacter yixingensis genome window below encodes:
- a CDS encoding sugar-binding domain-containing protein — protein sequence MNSDKKHSISRRSFLTMTGITTAAAILPKTGLFAKALEPMPPAKGAISLAGKWRFALDRSDAGVTAGWFNKSLTADASISLPGILQTQGFGDEITADTKFVAALPRDMRWYLLPQYKAYTVPGNVQVPYLSQPVRHYLGVAWYQRDIDVPAEWTGKRIELLLERTRWQTDVYLDDKLIGSNRSLVAPHDFDLGILKPGRHLLSIRIDNRMLAPAYRPDGHAVSDGEGSTWNGIVGRIELSATSPVWIADAQVFPNLAAKSAQVRVAIGNVTGKAGTGTLSVGTKSVPVKWDEKGGQAVIDVPMPNAQLWSEFTPQLQHLSLVLKGAQADHQHQVTFGMREIKTDGNRILLNGEQLLLRATHDGGGFPLTGYPATDVATWKKIIGICKDWGLNGMRFHSWCPPEAAFTAADELGFYLQPECGMWNAFDSDGKMLAVLKDETARLLKAYGNHPSFVMFAATNEPAGNYAKQLPGWDKEMRETDPRRLYTDGSGRWSPPPAGPGTAFAADYLVTGSPARGPRGWFGGDYEESLNTIRHGVTVPCIGHEIGQYCAYPDFSIIEKFSGKGKYAAFPLGIDSGKEAYMHPGNYIIMRDSAKAHGLLGQNKALAHASGKFQVACYKEEIEALLRTTSYSGYQLLDLHDYLGQGGALIGLLDAFWEEKGYVTANEFKRFNNTTVPLIRLKDRVFTNNQTLTASAEVAHFGPAALTGVTPTWRILNNEGKTVLTGSLPTGNIPRGSGHALGTISASLAKLPAPAAYSLVLDLAGFSNHWTFWVYPSAVKNEVPKDVLVSTSWDEAKAQLAKGGKVLFLSGAPEKPSADLALTTVPVFWNRLMNPSRTWMVGLLNDAGHGALAGFPTEDHCDFQWVNLLPKTVAMNMESLPQTLNSVVQPIDEWNRNLRLSMLFECQVGNGKLMVTSFDLSDPATEKQPTAASLRKSVLAYMASPKFSPANKIAMADLDAWIPARYVAPVILNSPPAASDVADPGQVKP from the coding sequence ATGAATTCAGATAAAAAACATTCCATCAGCCGGAGGTCTTTCCTGACCATGACCGGTATTACCACCGCTGCCGCCATTCTTCCCAAAACCGGACTTTTTGCCAAAGCTCTTGAACCGATGCCACCCGCAAAAGGGGCCATTTCTTTAGCAGGCAAATGGCGTTTTGCACTAGATCGTAGTGATGCAGGCGTCACTGCGGGCTGGTTCAACAAATCGTTGACCGCCGATGCCAGTATCTCTTTACCCGGTATCCTGCAAACCCAGGGTTTTGGCGATGAAATTACTGCCGATACCAAATTTGTAGCTGCGCTTCCGCGCGATATGCGCTGGTATCTGCTACCGCAATATAAAGCCTATACCGTGCCAGGTAATGTGCAGGTGCCATATCTTTCGCAACCGGTGCGCCATTATTTGGGTGTGGCCTGGTATCAGCGGGATATTGATGTGCCGGCAGAATGGACAGGCAAACGCATTGAACTTTTATTGGAGCGAACCCGCTGGCAAACCGATGTTTATCTGGATGACAAGCTGATTGGTAGCAACCGCTCGCTGGTTGCCCCGCATGATTTTGATCTGGGTATCCTGAAACCGGGACGGCACTTGCTTTCCATTCGCATTGATAACCGCATGCTGGCGCCGGCCTATCGTCCGGACGGTCATGCCGTGTCTGACGGCGAAGGCTCAACCTGGAACGGTATTGTTGGCAGGATTGAGCTTTCGGCCACTTCGCCTGTCTGGATTGCTGATGCGCAGGTGTTCCCAAATCTTGCTGCTAAATCGGCACAGGTTCGTGTTGCAATTGGCAACGTAACCGGTAAGGCGGGGACGGGCACGCTTTCTGTTGGCACTAAGTCTGTGCCTGTGAAATGGGACGAGAAGGGCGGCCAGGCTGTTATTGATGTGCCGATGCCTAATGCACAGCTATGGTCAGAGTTTACACCACAATTGCAACACCTTTCTTTGGTACTCAAAGGGGCGCAGGCCGATCATCAGCATCAGGTTACTTTTGGCATGCGGGAAATTAAGACCGACGGAAATCGTATCTTATTAAATGGTGAACAGTTATTGCTGCGCGCTACGCATGATGGTGGCGGTTTCCCGTTGACCGGCTATCCGGCTACAGATGTGGCCACCTGGAAAAAGATTATAGGTATCTGTAAGGACTGGGGTTTAAACGGCATGCGTTTCCACTCCTGGTGCCCGCCTGAAGCTGCATTTACAGCAGCCGACGAACTGGGTTTTTATTTGCAGCCGGAGTGCGGCATGTGGAATGCTTTTGACTCGGATGGCAAGATGCTGGCCGTGCTAAAAGATGAAACTGCGCGCTTGTTAAAGGCTTATGGTAATCACCCGTCATTTGTGATGTTTGCTGCCACTAATGAGCCTGCAGGTAACTATGCTAAACAACTCCCGGGTTGGGATAAAGAAATGCGGGAGACGGATCCTCGTCGCCTTTATACAGATGGCTCTGGCCGGTGGTCGCCGCCACCTGCGGGGCCAGGCACGGCCTTTGCGGCAGACTACCTGGTTACGGGTAGTCCGGCACGCGGACCGAGAGGCTGGTTTGGAGGCGATTATGAAGAGAGCTTGAATACAATACGGCACGGTGTTACGGTGCCTTGTATTGGTCATGAGATAGGTCAGTATTGCGCTTATCCAGATTTCAGCATTATCGAAAAATTTTCAGGTAAAGGCAAATATGCCGCCTTTCCGTTAGGCATTGATTCTGGCAAGGAGGCCTATATGCATCCTGGCAATTACATCATTATGCGCGATAGCGCCAAAGCACACGGTTTGCTCGGTCAAAATAAGGCGCTTGCTCATGCGTCGGGTAAGTTCCAGGTGGCTTGTTATAAGGAAGAGATTGAGGCATTATTACGTACTACTTCATACTCGGGCTATCAGTTGCTGGATTTGCATGACTACCTGGGGCAGGGTGGTGCATTAATTGGTTTGCTTGATGCCTTTTGGGAAGAGAAAGGCTATGTAACAGCCAATGAGTTTAAACGCTTTAATAATACCACTGTTCCGCTCATCAGGCTGAAGGATCGTGTTTTTACCAACAACCAAACATTAACCGCCAGTGCCGAAGTAGCACATTTTGGCCCGGCTGCACTTACTGGTGTCACGCCTACCTGGCGCATATTAAACAACGAAGGCAAAACCGTGTTGACCGGCAGCTTGCCAACAGGCAATATACCACGGGGCAGCGGTCATGCATTGGGCACTATCTCTGCTTCGCTTGCTAAATTGCCCGCACCGGCAGCCTACTCGCTGGTTTTAGATCTGGCCGGGTTCAGTAATCATTGGACGTTCTGGGTTTACCCATCGGCCGTAAAAAATGAGGTGCCTAAAGATGTGCTGGTCTCTACTTCATGGGATGAGGCAAAGGCGCAACTGGCCAAAGGCGGTAAAGTGCTGTTCCTGTCTGGCGCACCAGAGAAGCCATCGGCAGACCTGGCCTTAACAACCGTTCCTGTCTTCTGGAACCGCCTAATGAATCCAAGCCGCACCTGGATGGTTGGGTTGTTGAATGATGCCGGGCATGGCGCATTGGCCGGTTTCCCTACTGAAGATCATTGCGATTTCCAGTGGGTTAATTTGCTGCCAAAAACTGTGGCCATGAATATGGAATCGCTGCCGCAAACATTAAATTCGGTAGTGCAGCCTATTGATGAATGGAATCGCAACCTGCGCCTGTCCATGTTATTTGAATGCCAGGTGGGGAATGGTAAATTGATGGTAACGTCTTTTGATTTGTCAGACCCGGCTACCGAAAAGCAGCCGACCGCCGCGTCTCTACGCAAATCGGTTTTGGCATATATGGCATCGCCTAAATTCAGTCCGGCCAATAAAATTGCAATGGCTGATCTGGATGCCTGGATCCCTGCACGTTATGTTGCTCCGGTAATTCTAAACTCGCCTCCTGCAGCTAGTGACGTTGCTGATCCTGGTCAGGTGAAACCGTAA
- a CDS encoding S9 family peptidase: MNKKALLVMLVMLLAGQLYAQDIAGAWYGVLAAPGRNLHVVFHIARSGDGYTSTLDSPDQGANGLATDATTLQKNQLTIVAPRFGIKYTGTFVPDSGLIKGVLIQGGEIPLNLSRNRASAQPVSMLPRPQDPKDFPYKREEIVFTNLKGGNQLAGTLTLPADGKCTKIVILITGSGPQNRDEEVTAFNHRPFLVWSDQLTRQGIAVLRYDDRGVGKSTGNFATATSADFADDAEAAVNYILSRPDLSKLRIGLMGHSEGGLIAPMVAARNKAVKFVCLLAGPGQPMTELLLQQERDQLRLAGASQQAIELSMRTNRKVMDLVTGNSTLSTAQLKEKIDTLLYRELRAYPAGALQGESIDAAVKRGDSQVTTPWFRYMLGIHPDVYLSKVTCPVLALNGTLDMQVQCSANLAGIKAALQKGGNKNHQEVALPGLNHLFQKAQTGALGEYAQISETVNPVALQKVSAWINEL; encoded by the coding sequence ATGAATAAAAAAGCCTTATTGGTGATGTTGGTTATGCTGCTAGCCGGCCAACTTTATGCACAAGATATTGCCGGCGCCTGGTATGGCGTTTTAGCCGCTCCTGGGCGCAATCTGCATGTGGTTTTCCATATTGCCAGATCTGGAGATGGTTATACCTCAACTTTAGATAGCCCGGATCAGGGCGCCAATGGCCTTGCTACAGATGCCACTACACTGCAGAAAAATCAACTCACTATTGTGGCGCCAAGATTCGGTATTAAATACACCGGCACTTTTGTGCCAGACAGCGGGCTAATTAAAGGAGTTTTAATACAGGGAGGCGAAATACCGCTCAATCTATCAAGAAACCGTGCTTCTGCGCAGCCTGTGTCAATGTTGCCCAGGCCGCAGGATCCTAAAGACTTCCCTTATAAACGCGAGGAAATAGTATTTACCAACCTTAAAGGCGGCAACCAACTGGCTGGTACCTTAACCTTGCCCGCCGACGGCAAGTGCACCAAAATTGTAATACTGATTACTGGCTCAGGCCCGCAAAACCGGGACGAGGAAGTTACAGCGTTTAATCACCGGCCGTTTTTGGTTTGGAGCGATCAGCTTACCCGGCAGGGCATTGCGGTACTGCGTTATGACGACAGGGGGGTAGGTAAGTCTACCGGTAATTTTGCTACCGCTACCTCCGCAGATTTTGCCGATGATGCCGAAGCCGCGGTAAACTATATTCTTTCCCGGCCCGATTTGAGTAAGCTGCGCATTGGCTTGATGGGTCATAGCGAAGGTGGACTAATTGCACCTATGGTGGCTGCCAGAAATAAAGCTGTAAAATTTGTTTGCCTGCTGGCCGGCCCCGGCCAGCCAATGACTGAATTATTGTTGCAGCAGGAGCGCGACCAACTGCGTTTAGCGGGCGCGTCTCAACAAGCTATTGAATTGTCCATGCGTACCAACCGGAAGGTGATGGATCTGGTAACCGGCAATAGTACGCTCAGTACGGCGCAATTAAAGGAGAAGATAGATACCCTGCTTTACCGCGAATTGCGTGCATATCCAGCCGGCGCGCTTCAAGGAGAAAGTATAGACGCCGCTGTAAAGCGCGGCGACAGCCAGGTTACTACGCCATGGTTTCGTTATATGTTGGGCATCCATCCTGATGTTTACCTTAGTAAAGTTACTTGCCCGGTATTGGCGTTGAATGGAACGCTGGATATGCAAGTGCAATGTTCAGCTAACCTGGCGGGCATAAAAGCTGCATTGCAAAAAGGAGGTAATAAAAATCATCAGGAAGTTGCTTTGCCTGGCTTAAATCACCTGTTTCAGAAAGCCCAAACCGGCGCCTTGGGCGAGTATGCGCAGATCAGCGAAACGGTTAACCCGGTGGCGTTACAAAAGGTATCAGCCTGGATTAATGAGCTGTAA
- a CDS encoding methionyl-tRNA formyltransferase translates to MKIILITGGLFSIPSIHHLAGRQLLHSIVSLGDVNKNNVPIEFNAQYLNVPFKRFQKDEIKTKLLNWISDAGVDAVLVFGCRYKMPADLLCIPPLGFYNVHFSLLPAYRGNAPMFWQIKNGEQQGGITIHRMAEDFDTGPMLVQHQTNIDPAENHGLLSARLSMESVALIEKAIDRLQNGNTETLPQTESRATYFKPPVIDDLKIDWEQQSATEIECVVNAANPDYVGAVTLFRGQPFRVLEVNRVQMPSPQSALPGTVVYADINYGVVVACKDEQFIRINIAQLNEGIFSGFKLVTLGIALGERFENPTNLQGVAID, encoded by the coding sequence ATGAAAATAATTTTGATCACCGGCGGTTTGTTTTCCATACCATCCATCCATCACCTGGCAGGCCGTCAGTTGCTGCATAGTATCGTGTCTCTTGGAGATGTTAATAAAAACAATGTCCCGATTGAGTTCAATGCGCAGTACTTAAACGTGCCTTTTAAGCGGTTTCAGAAAGATGAGATCAAGACGAAATTGCTAAACTGGATAAGCGATGCAGGAGTTGACGCCGTGCTGGTGTTTGGGTGTCGCTACAAGATGCCTGCCGATCTGTTGTGTATACCACCGTTAGGCTTTTATAATGTGCATTTTAGCTTATTACCAGCTTACCGTGGTAATGCCCCCATGTTTTGGCAGATCAAAAACGGCGAGCAGCAAGGTGGTATCACCATCCACCGTATGGCGGAGGATTTTGATACCGGCCCGATGCTGGTACAGCATCAAACCAATATCGATCCGGCAGAAAACCACGGATTACTGTCGGCACGTCTAAGTATGGAAAGCGTTGCGCTGATTGAAAAAGCTATTGACCGCTTGCAAAACGGTAATACCGAAACCCTGCCGCAAACAGAAAGCAGGGCCACTTACTTTAAACCGCCTGTTATAGACGATTTGAAAATTGACTGGGAACAGCAATCGGCAACGGAGATAGAGTGTGTAGTTAACGCCGCCAATCCCGATTATGTCGGTGCGGTAACCCTTTTTAGAGGGCAGCCATTCAGGGTGCTGGAGGTTAACCGGGTGCAAATGCCCAGTCCACAGTCGGCCTTGCCGGGCACTGTTGTGTATGCCGATATCAATTACGGCGTTGTTGTGGCATGTAAAGACGAACAGTTTATCCGCATCAATATCGCCCAGTTGAATGAAGGAATTTTCTCTGGTTTTAAACTGGTTACCCTGGGCATAGCCCTGGGCGAGCGTTTTGAAAACCCAACCAATTTGCAGGGTGTTGCCATTGATTAG
- a CDS encoding aspartyl/asparaginyl beta-hydroxylase domain-containing protein, with amino-acid sequence MQIIRYARLPIGYDAHAIQNELTGGNQQWLPHLNTYHYSGGWQVLPLRSPGGNHLNPVPDLMDNASFLDTDYMQLFPTVKKLVSLLQCPVMSVRFLNLRAGSVIKEHRDHQLSFEKGEARLHFPVITHADVEFYSEDQRIILNEGECWYLNANLPHRVSNNSSIDRIHLVIDCKVNPWLTAMVQGAPQIAIKEEEEDLSHYPAMIENLRQQDNEAARQLIIKLEQKLKDAERSRPAAAQG; translated from the coding sequence ATGCAAATCATTCGCTATGCCCGGTTACCAATAGGGTATGATGCACACGCCATTCAAAATGAATTAACCGGCGGCAACCAACAGTGGCTACCGCATTTAAATACTTACCATTACAGTGGCGGCTGGCAGGTGCTGCCGCTACGATCGCCTGGAGGGAATCACCTTAACCCGGTGCCTGATCTGATGGATAATGCCTCATTTCTGGATACCGATTACATGCAGCTTTTCCCAACGGTAAAAAAACTGGTTTCATTGCTGCAGTGCCCGGTAATGTCTGTGCGTTTTTTGAACCTGCGGGCGGGCTCGGTTATTAAAGAGCATCGAGATCATCAGCTCTCCTTTGAAAAAGGCGAAGCACGTCTGCATTTCCCTGTCATTACCCATGCGGATGTTGAGTTTTACAGCGAAGATCAACGCATCATTCTTAATGAAGGTGAGTGCTGGTATCTTAATGCCAACCTGCCGCATCGCGTTAGCAATAATAGTAGTATTGACCGTATACACCTGGTAATAGACTGTAAGGTAAATCCCTGGCTGACTGCCATGGTGCAAGGAGCGCCGCAGATAGCGATCAAGGAGGAAGAAGAAGACCTGTCTCATTATCCGGCCATGATAGAGAATTTACGTCAGCAGGATAATGAGGCCGCCCGGCAGCTCATCATCAAACTGGAACAAAAACTAAAAGATGCAGAGAGGAGCCGCCCGGCCGCTGCGCAGGGATGA
- a CDS encoding phage tail protein — MEPSYIGAVWMFGGNFAPVNFHFCDGSLQSIAENEALYALLGTTYGGDGVSTYALPDLRGRCVIGQGTGPGLPAYTIGQMAGTESVTITTSMMASHTHLLNVGTNASASAPSSTLYLNQMTAGGAPQTVYTNATPAATLNTGTVASSGGSIPIDIIQPTLCISYLISLYGIFPSQN, encoded by the coding sequence ATGGAACCTTCTTACATTGGTGCCGTCTGGATGTTTGGCGGCAATTTCGCTCCTGTCAATTTTCATTTTTGTGACGGAAGTCTTCAGTCCATTGCAGAAAACGAAGCGTTGTATGCCTTGTTGGGTACAACCTACGGTGGTGACGGCGTAAGCACATACGCCCTGCCCGATCTGCGTGGCCGTTGCGTTATTGGCCAGGGAACCGGTCCCGGCTTGCCCGCTTACACTATAGGGCAAATGGCTGGTACCGAATCTGTAACCATCACCACCAGTATGATGGCCAGCCACACGCACTTGCTTAATGTAGGCACCAATGCAAGTGCATCTGCCCCGTCAAGCACTTTATATCTAAACCAGATGACAGCTGGCGGTGCACCGCAAACGGTTTATACCAATGCAACACCTGCCGCTACTTTAAACACAGGCACTGTAGCAAGCAGCGGCGGCAGTATTCCTATTGATATAATACAGCCAACACTGTGCATTAGCTATCTGATATCCCTGTATGGTATTTTCCCAAGCCAGAATTAA
- a CDS encoding phage tail protein, translating into MNQFLGQILAVAFNFAPKNWTTCSAQILSIQQNAALFSLLGTTYGGNGVTTFALPDLRGRAANNWGQGPGLQNYVLGEMTGTATVTMLASNVPLHIHSLLASNQAPGTASPSGADICAGGSLGGNTANLYGTAAGSTLNSGTIAAAGQSTPIPIMQPYTVLQYCIALQGIFPSRN; encoded by the coding sequence ATGAATCAATTTTTAGGTCAGATCTTAGCGGTAGCCTTTAATTTCGCACCCAAAAACTGGACTACATGTTCAGCACAAATACTGTCAATCCAACAAAACGCGGCACTTTTTTCGCTATTGGGCACAACCTACGGCGGCAATGGCGTTACCACCTTTGCCCTGCCAGATCTGCGTGGCCGTGCAGCTAATAACTGGGGCCAGGGCCCGGGTTTACAAAACTATGTACTGGGCGAGATGACTGGTACAGCAACAGTTACCATGCTGGCATCTAATGTGCCTTTACATATCCATTCGCTGCTGGCCAGCAACCAGGCGCCAGGCACAGCCTCACCTTCGGGGGCTGATATTTGTGCCGGGGGCTCTTTAGGTGGCAATACGGCCAACCTGTATGGTACGGCTGCCGGTTCAACCCTAAATTCGGGCACTATTGCCGCCGCGGGCCAGTCAACCCCAATCCCAATTATGCAGCCATACACCGTATTGCAATATTGTATCGCTCTTCAGGGGATATTCCCGTCAAGAAATTAA
- a CDS encoding phage tail protein, with protein MDQYLAIIIQWAGNFAPTQFALCSGQILPISQNTALFSLLGTNYGGNGTSNFGLPDLRGRIPVGQGQGTGLSPYVVGEQTGSESVSLLSSNLPLHSHNVNVYAGVGNQSTPSNSYLAEGPKSGTGPSAKSPNIYYNGAAPNTTLNPLSISTNVGGGGLPMSILQPTITVSYIIALAGIFPPRN; from the coding sequence ATGGATCAGTATTTAGCAATAATCATTCAATGGGCCGGCAATTTTGCCCCAACGCAATTTGCGCTCTGCAGTGGACAAATACTACCTATCTCGCAGAACACCGCACTGTTCTCTTTACTAGGAACCAACTACGGCGGTAACGGTACGTCAAACTTTGGATTGCCAGATCTGCGCGGCAGAATTCCTGTTGGGCAGGGTCAGGGCACAGGACTAAGCCCATATGTTGTAGGCGAACAAACCGGCAGCGAATCAGTATCATTACTTTCATCAAATTTGCCGTTACACTCGCACAACGTTAACGTGTATGCGGGGGTGGGCAATCAATCAACACCTTCAAATTCATACCTGGCCGAAGGCCCCAAAAGCGGTACAGGCCCCTCAGCTAAATCGCCTAATATTTATTATAACGGCGCCGCACCAAATACCACCCTTAACCCGCTATCGATATCAACGAACGTTGGTGGCGGCGGCCTGCCAATGAGCATATTACAACCTACTATTACTGTAAGCTATATCATCGCGCTGGCAGGTATATTTCCGCCGAGGAACTAA
- a CDS encoding ABC transporter substrate-binding protein — MTGTIKVGLLTPYSGVYPYYGHHLSAGMLLGLYTGAPKRNEIQFIPAYTKMGDPASVLEAANRLIFFDQVDVISGLVSYKSVLDIIPIIERHNKIGFFFDMGEYIPWFNYLSPRVFYSSQQIWQTQYALGYWAAKEYGDGGQMILPIYEAGYHINSCFQHGAMDAGSGRLNIHVIPHDKREPKKMDLDVVFEKLKKDPPPYVHAIFAGTLGNEFLLEWKKSGLHNQIPLIVVENMAYDDMLSDVGHLDLNLITASTWSRTDENHRNHEFVKRFETAGGQQANIFGLMGYEAGLALREVKPLLLKKDYEKIASLLQKEAIVGPRGERNFYPASGYALPTTDIVNVKTTANNIHKTILSQGTGLKFDAQQFKAIHEGSVSGWLNPYLCI, encoded by the coding sequence ATGACGGGAACTATAAAAGTAGGATTGCTGACACCTTATTCAGGTGTTTATCCCTATTACGGACACCACCTGAGTGCCGGAATGCTATTGGGCCTGTATACAGGAGCGCCTAAACGGAATGAAATACAATTTATACCAGCGTACACAAAAATGGGCGATCCGGCCAGTGTACTCGAGGCAGCAAACCGCTTGATTTTTTTTGACCAGGTTGATGTTATTTCGGGCCTGGTGAGCTATAAATCAGTGCTGGATATTATCCCGATTATTGAGCGCCATAACAAAATCGGGTTCTTCTTTGATATGGGCGAATACATACCCTGGTTTAATTACCTGAGCCCCAGAGTATTCTATTCATCTCAACAAATATGGCAAACCCAATATGCATTAGGGTATTGGGCAGCAAAAGAGTATGGCGATGGCGGCCAGATGATTTTGCCTATATATGAGGCTGGCTATCATATCAACAGTTGTTTCCAGCATGGCGCCATGGACGCCGGAAGCGGACGACTGAATATACATGTGATACCACACGATAAGCGTGAGCCTAAAAAAATGGACCTGGATGTAGTTTTTGAAAAGCTAAAAAAAGATCCACCGCCATACGTACATGCCATATTTGCCGGAACGTTGGGCAACGAGTTTTTACTGGAATGGAAAAAATCGGGCCTGCACAACCAAATACCGCTAATTGTGGTAGAAAATATGGCATATGATGATATGCTAAGTGATGTAGGCCATCTTGACCTGAACCTGATTACAGCCAGCACCTGGAGCAGAACAGACGAGAACCACCGAAATCATGAATTTGTAAAACGATTTGAAACAGCGGGCGGGCAGCAAGCCAATATTTTTGGTTTGATGGGCTATGAAGCCGGCCTGGCCTTACGGGAAGTAAAACCGTTACTGCTCAAAAAAGACTATGAAAAAATTGCGTCGCTGCTTCAGAAAGAAGCCATTGTAGGCCCACGCGGCGAGCGCAATTTTTACCCTGCCTCTGGCTATGCTTTGCCAACCACAGACATTGTAAACGTAAAGACCACCGCAAACAACATACATAAAACAATACTAAGCCAGGGAACGGGCTTAAAGTTTGATGCCCAACAGTTTAAAGCTATACATGAGGGAAGTGTAAGCGGGTGGCTAAACCCGTATTTGTGTATCTAA